A single window of Rubripirellula lacrimiformis DNA harbors:
- a CDS encoding radical SAM protein, translated as MYLRLARRFLFETDKRLLWKAAWTLGLGGLISVHKHKRRLKRGEFFPPFLYLSVINSCNLRCQGCWVDVAAKQHKIEVEAANKTIAEAKAMGNRFFGILGGEPFMHKDLMKIFAANPDVYFQVFTNGHFITDEVAAELRRLGNVTPLISVEGSEIISDTRRGREGVLNQTMQGLETALRHKLLVGVCTSVCKSNIDDLVRNQWVDRLIEMGVMYCWYHIYRPVGPEPNQALALSSEEQRRVRQFVVDTRATKPIIVIDAYHDDAGNALCPAVTGFTHHVGPWGDIEPCPVIQLATESIHDDRPLAETMNQSEFLRDFRELTAKHTRGCVIMERPDLLIQLAEKHGARDTTARKAVIQELENITPRRSQYQPGDEIPERSFVYRWAKKYAFNDFGTYGKHFDVSQYDDPDQSPEPAKNSLPVVTR; from the coding sequence ATGTATCTTCGCCTGGCACGACGATTTCTGTTCGAGACCGACAAACGGCTTTTGTGGAAGGCCGCCTGGACCCTCGGTTTGGGCGGATTGATCAGTGTTCACAAACACAAACGTCGGCTAAAGCGGGGCGAGTTCTTTCCACCGTTTCTGTACCTGTCGGTGATCAATAGTTGCAACCTGCGCTGTCAGGGCTGCTGGGTGGACGTGGCTGCCAAACAACACAAGATCGAAGTCGAAGCAGCCAACAAGACGATCGCCGAAGCCAAGGCGATGGGCAATCGATTCTTTGGCATCCTGGGCGGCGAACCGTTCATGCACAAAGACCTGATGAAGATCTTTGCCGCCAACCCGGACGTGTACTTCCAAGTCTTTACCAATGGTCACTTCATCACCGACGAAGTCGCAGCCGAACTGCGGCGGCTGGGGAACGTGACGCCGCTGATCAGTGTCGAAGGTTCTGAAATCATCAGCGATACCCGTCGCGGCCGCGAAGGTGTCCTGAACCAAACGATGCAGGGGTTGGAAACAGCGCTGCGGCACAAGTTGCTAGTCGGCGTCTGCACCAGCGTCTGCAAATCCAACATCGACGACCTGGTTCGAAACCAGTGGGTCGATCGGCTGATCGAAATGGGTGTGATGTATTGTTGGTATCACATCTACCGTCCCGTCGGCCCGGAACCCAACCAAGCGTTGGCGTTGTCCAGCGAAGAACAGCGTCGGGTTCGCCAGTTTGTGGTCGACACGCGAGCCACCAAGCCGATCATCGTCATCGATGCCTATCACGACGACGCCGGGAACGCGTTGTGCCCAGCCGTCACCGGGTTCACGCACCACGTCGGCCCCTGGGGCGATATCGAACCCTGCCCAGTGATCCAATTGGCGACCGAATCGATCCATGACGACCGACCGCTTGCCGAAACGATGAACCAGTCCGAGTTCCTACGGGATTTCCGTGAACTGACCGCCAAACACACTCGCGGATGTGTGATCATGGAACGCCCTGATCTGTTGATCCAGTTGGCGGAAAAGCACGGCGCCCGTGACACGACGGCTCGTAAAGCGGTGATCCAAGAACTCGAAAACATCACTCCGCGGCGAAGCCAGTATCAACCCGGCGACGAAATCCCGGAACGCAGCTTCGTCTACCGCTGGGCCAAGAAGTACGCCTTCAATGATTTCGGCACCTACGGCAAACACTTTGATGTGTCGCAGTACGACGACCCAGACCAATCCCCCGAACCGGCGAAGAACAGCCTGCCGGTGGTAACACGTTAA
- a CDS encoding DUF6580 family putative transport protein: protein MMFYALTLIVAASRFLPHPPNVACVGALGLFAGCYLAGRRAYLVPVTVLLISDVIGQAMGIPGMGFHSPYTMAAVYLGATLAVPVGRYLGTASRLAGSAASGPVGQTKKGLRIFSGSLVASTLFFLVSNFGVWMAGWYSMTMAGLAACYVAAIPFFGYTIAGDLAFTAILFGAWSYSHQPVVARRLALATQRSTPIS, encoded by the coding sequence ATGATGTTTTACGCTCTTACCCTGATTGTCGCCGCCAGCCGATTCTTGCCGCACCCGCCCAATGTGGCCTGTGTGGGCGCGTTGGGTTTGTTCGCAGGCTGCTATTTGGCTGGCCGACGAGCTTACTTGGTGCCAGTGACTGTGCTGTTGATCAGCGACGTGATCGGTCAAGCGATGGGAATTCCCGGCATGGGATTCCATTCGCCTTATACGATGGCAGCGGTCTATCTGGGTGCCACCTTGGCCGTTCCCGTGGGCCGATATCTGGGCACCGCCAGCCGCTTGGCCGGTAGTGCGGCGTCCGGCCCAGTGGGTCAGACCAAGAAGGGTTTGCGAATCTTCAGCGGTTCGTTGGTGGCATCGACCTTGTTCTTCTTGGTCAGCAACTTTGGCGTTTGGATGGCCGGTTGGTATTCGATGACCATGGCTGGTTTGGCCGCCTGTTATGTCGCTGCGATTCCTTTCTTTGGCTACACCATCGCCGGCGACTTGGCGTTCACCGCCATCCTGTTCGGTGCCTGGTCGTACTCGCACCAACCCGTGGTCGCGCGTCGATTGGCCTTGGCCACACAGCGATCCACACCAATCAGCTAA
- a CDS encoding DUF4332 domain-containing protein, whose product MTKPFAPAYGESKDCLHLTWSSFDMNPLISILRAAHCRSTHHFFAIDALPMVQTDAGRRLVQVLLRHHDRYLTGAKDPDTRFRDFQNHVVHVTDGYWGGAPRVAHAWYDRMQRYLRTNRPGDAAHAAGVLSHYFTDPMMPLHTQQCEREKVLHRPIEWSVTKSYDAILKTWRDDQMRIVFDLSDRVGWLGEAILHGARYANRSYFPLLDTYDLERGRVDPPAGLNLVARRSLAELFGLAITGWARVLERAAGDAEAATGKPIASASLTVGAALASIRVPMRWWIRRIEHRREQECVTRLIREFQRSGTLQENLPAEVDIVHRVVAVHRHEMSWQQQRRRAQLASQSTVVEVQTPAPQAEDRPATAEVSAGAAPEIQAVSQSDSETGSPSSAADDRPATIPFTRPVTANPFATPAHPMPRCRLSRPSPLVDAPSIGPKTAQRFASIDVETVGQFLDQSAAQMAESLLTYWITTDTVTQWQWQAKLMCEIPGLLARDCQLLAGSQYNSAATVAVCDPHALHQEVSAFAATASGRRCLRGAEPPPLADVQQWIDNAARATQAAMAPSAMRRAA is encoded by the coding sequence GTGACGAAACCATTCGCACCGGCATACGGTGAATCCAAGGACTGTCTTCACCTGACATGGTCGTCGTTTGACATGAACCCTCTGATCTCGATTCTGCGCGCCGCTCACTGCCGCAGCACTCACCACTTCTTTGCGATCGACGCTTTGCCGATGGTGCAAACCGATGCCGGTCGCAGACTGGTGCAAGTATTGCTTCGACATCACGACCGTTACCTAACGGGCGCGAAAGATCCGGACACGCGGTTTCGAGATTTCCAGAATCATGTGGTTCACGTCACCGACGGCTACTGGGGCGGCGCACCGCGTGTAGCGCATGCTTGGTACGACCGTATGCAACGTTACCTGCGGACCAATCGCCCCGGCGATGCGGCACACGCAGCCGGCGTACTGAGCCACTACTTCACCGACCCAATGATGCCGCTGCACACCCAGCAGTGCGAGCGAGAAAAGGTGCTGCATCGGCCGATCGAATGGAGCGTGACGAAATCGTACGACGCGATTTTGAAGACTTGGCGTGACGACCAAATGCGCATCGTCTTTGATCTTTCTGATCGCGTCGGATGGTTGGGCGAAGCGATTCTGCATGGGGCTCGCTACGCCAACCGATCTTACTTTCCGTTGCTGGACACCTACGATTTAGAACGTGGACGAGTCGATCCGCCGGCGGGTCTTAACTTGGTTGCCCGTCGATCGCTAGCCGAATTGTTCGGACTGGCGATCACCGGATGGGCGCGTGTGCTAGAACGGGCCGCAGGCGATGCCGAAGCGGCTACCGGAAAACCAATCGCCAGCGCATCGCTGACCGTCGGTGCAGCGCTGGCATCGATTCGCGTTCCGATGCGATGGTGGATTCGCCGGATCGAACATCGCAGGGAACAAGAATGTGTGACGCGATTGATCCGTGAGTTCCAACGCAGCGGTACCCTTCAAGAGAATCTGCCTGCCGAAGTCGACATCGTTCACCGCGTCGTCGCGGTCCATCGACACGAAATGTCGTGGCAACAACAGCGCCGCCGAGCACAACTGGCATCCCAGTCGACGGTGGTCGAAGTCCAAACACCGGCACCGCAGGCAGAGGACCGACCAGCGACCGCAGAGGTGTCCGCAGGCGCAGCACCAGAAATCCAAGCGGTATCGCAATCGGATTCCGAGACCGGTTCCCCATCGTCCGCAGCAGACGACCGCCCCGCCACGATCCCGTTCACCCGGCCGGTCACCGCCAACCCATTTGCGACGCCTGCCCATCCGATGCCACGGTGTCGATTGTCGCGTCCATCACCGCTGGTCGACGCCCCATCGATCGGCCCCAAAACGGCACAGCGGTTCGCGTCGATTGACGTCGAAACCGTCGGACAATTTTTGGATCAATCGGCCGCCCAAATGGCGGAATCGCTGCTGACCTATTGGATCACCACCGACACCGTCACGCAGTGGCAGTGGCAGGCCAAACTGATGTGCGAGATTCCTGGTCTGTTGGCCCGTGACTGCCAACTATTGGCCGGTTCCCAGTACAATTCGGCGGCAACCGTCGCGGTCTGTGATCCCCACGCGTTGCATCAAGAAGTCTCTGCCTTCGCAGCCACGGCCAGCGGTCGACGATGTCTGCGTGGGGCCGAACCACCCCCATTGGCTGATGTCCAGCAATGGATCGACAATGCGGCGCGGGCGACGCAAGCGGCCATGGCCCCGTCAGCGATGCGGCGTGCTGCCTAG
- a CDS encoding metal-dependent transcriptional regulator has protein sequence MPSLTTENYIKAIYQLDGEWNLPAKQSSDGDASVRQAVATGAIANQLSVSPGSVTAMLKTLRDADLVEYAPYEGVRLTASGQRLALRVLRRHRLIELFLSQTLDMPWDEVHEEAEHMEHAVSDRLVDRIDAFLGYPGSDPHGDPIPRSDGSLDTGRGTTLTAWPAGQTFRLVRVLDQSSDFLRFLTASGLELSAVGKIIDHEPHAATTTVIIGDQTTVLSEHVADKLIVVNH, from the coding sequence ATGCCCAGCCTGACCACCGAAAACTACATCAAAGCCATCTACCAATTGGATGGTGAATGGAACCTGCCGGCCAAGCAATCATCCGATGGTGATGCCTCGGTGCGGCAGGCGGTTGCCACTGGCGCGATCGCCAATCAGTTGTCCGTATCCCCGGGCAGCGTGACGGCCATGCTGAAAACGCTGCGCGACGCCGACCTGGTCGAATACGCTCCCTACGAAGGGGTGCGATTGACCGCTAGCGGCCAACGGTTGGCCCTCCGCGTGCTCCGACGCCACCGTCTGATCGAACTGTTTCTGTCCCAAACGCTGGACATGCCTTGGGACGAAGTTCACGAGGAAGCCGAACACATGGAACACGCCGTCAGCGACCGATTGGTGGATCGGATCGACGCGTTCCTGGGGTATCCCGGCAGCGATCCGCATGGCGATCCGATCCCGCGCAGCGATGGTTCGTTGGACACCGGTCGCGGGACAACCCTGACCGCCTGGCCGGCCGGCCAAACGTTCCGGCTGGTCCGCGTGCTGGATCAATCGAGCGACTTTCTGCGATTCCTGACCGCATCCGGGTTGGAACTTTCCGCGGTCGGGAAGATCATCGATCACGAACCGCATGCGGCGACGACCACGGTGATCATCGGTGATCAAACCACCGTCCTTAGCGAACATGTTGCCGACAAACTGATCGTCGTGAACCACTAG
- a CDS encoding mechanosensitive ion channel family protein, giving the protein MADTAEALTESGITESGITDPSIQEQSIADATDNMITKLTTEGDYTVLTDYAANHLAPSLFWAAVGLTIIFVGYLCAKYISRLISRPVCKRVDETLGRFIGKMVFYCIMFGITGAVLSKLGAPLGGLAAMLAAAGFAIGLAFQGTLSNFASGVLMLVFRPFKVGDVVNAGGVMGKVNEIDLFTTTLDTPDNRRIIVPNSSISSGTIENITFHAHRRVEVLVGVDYAADLDQTRAALENAIAQFSMATIQGEGRGGQVVLASLGDSAVNWKVRLWVAAANFWPVTESLTGEVKRQLDAAKISIPFPQLDVHINRDDEESVSRTRVRPARREISGTDSQSPLSRAS; this is encoded by the coding sequence GTGGCTGATACCGCCGAAGCGCTCACCGAATCAGGGATCACAGAATCTGGGATCACGGATCCAAGCATTCAAGAGCAGAGCATTGCGGATGCGACCGATAACATGATCACCAAACTGACGACCGAGGGTGATTACACGGTGTTGACGGATTACGCAGCGAACCATCTGGCACCGTCGCTCTTTTGGGCCGCGGTCGGACTAACGATCATTTTCGTCGGTTATCTTTGCGCGAAGTACATTTCGCGATTGATCAGCCGACCGGTTTGCAAGCGAGTCGACGAAACGTTGGGCCGGTTCATCGGCAAGATGGTTTTCTACTGCATCATGTTCGGGATCACCGGTGCGGTGTTGTCGAAATTGGGTGCACCGTTGGGCGGATTGGCCGCGATGCTGGCTGCGGCCGGCTTCGCGATCGGGCTGGCGTTCCAAGGCACGCTTAGCAATTTTGCTTCGGGCGTTCTGATGCTGGTTTTCCGCCCCTTCAAGGTGGGTGACGTCGTCAACGCGGGCGGAGTGATGGGCAAGGTCAATGAAATCGATCTGTTCACGACCACGTTGGATACACCTGACAATCGCCGCATCATTGTCCCCAACAGTTCGATTTCCAGCGGCACGATCGAAAACATTACCTTCCACGCGCATCGCCGCGTCGAGGTTTTGGTGGGCGTCGATTACGCCGCCGACTTGGACCAAACGCGTGCGGCGCTAGAAAATGCGATCGCCCAATTTTCGATGGCCACCATCCAAGGGGAAGGCCGTGGCGGACAAGTCGTCTTGGCCAGCCTGGGTGACAGTGCGGTGAACTGGAAAGTTCGTCTGTGGGTTGCTGCGGCCAATTTCTGGCCTGTCACCGAGTCGTTGACCGGCGAAGTGAAGCGTCAACTCGACGCAGCCAAAATTTCGATTCCGTTCCCCCAGTTGGACGTTCACATCAATCGGGACGACGAGGAATCGGTCAGTCGCACACGCGTTCGCCCGGCTCGCCGAGAAATCAGCGGAACCGATTCCCAATCGCCGCTTTCTCGCGCGTCGTAA
- a CDS encoding CvpA family protein — protein sequence MLSQQPFDESLLPSPGMSMRWRLIWTALFFGPATYFAIQSDYIAAAIFSVTGFSAFAGYRTGVFSIFASTMAIIAAIAFAPDLGMNHAHRFSQWFGTTGLANRFLSIGVIGVVIAFAVIAVLWFILGRSLARRPALDRANRSLGFTLGIVQGVAGMLFFVGGMLAMEPIQRERLALQDASVESENVASNLILKTAEATRASQLGPYLIRYNPLTLMPELNKVQQFNQTAEVLSNPAKMGQLLNEPEIQALRRRPSVEKLVKELSADPEVSEMLNSGSPMTASTAMTLLSHPAVMELIDQPGFLEEATKAIQKVVPTTGLAR from the coding sequence ATGCTTTCCCAGCAACCCTTTGACGAATCGTTGTTGCCTTCGCCCGGTATGTCGATGCGATGGCGATTGATTTGGACCGCGTTGTTCTTTGGTCCCGCGACCTACTTTGCGATCCAATCCGACTATATCGCGGCGGCCATTTTCTCGGTGACCGGGTTTTCGGCCTTTGCCGGATATCGAACCGGGGTGTTTTCGATCTTTGCATCGACGATGGCGATCATCGCAGCGATTGCGTTCGCCCCCGATCTGGGGATGAATCACGCCCATCGATTCAGTCAGTGGTTTGGCACCACGGGGTTGGCCAATCGCTTTCTAAGCATCGGCGTCATCGGGGTGGTGATCGCGTTTGCTGTGATCGCGGTTTTGTGGTTCATTCTGGGCCGGTCGCTGGCTCGGCGGCCGGCGCTTGACCGTGCCAACCGATCGCTGGGATTCACCTTGGGGATCGTCCAAGGCGTTGCCGGAATGCTGTTCTTTGTCGGCGGCATGCTGGCCATGGAACCGATCCAACGCGAACGTTTGGCACTGCAAGATGCCAGCGTCGAAAGCGAAAACGTTGCTTCCAACCTGATCCTAAAAACGGCCGAAGCCACGCGTGCTAGCCAACTGGGCCCCTACCTGATTCGGTACAACCCGCTGACGCTGATGCCCGAACTGAACAAGGTCCAACAGTTCAATCAAACCGCCGAAGTGCTTAGCAATCCGGCCAAGATGGGACAGCTGCTCAACGAGCCCGAAATCCAGGCGCTGAGGCGCCGACCGTCGGTGGAAAAATTGGTCAAAGAACTCAGTGCCGATCCGGAGGTCAGCGAAATGTTGAATTCCGGTAGTCCGATGACCGCATCGACGGCAATGACTTTGCTGAGCCATCCGGCAGTGATGGAATTGATCGACCAGCCGGGATTCTTGGAAGAGGCCACCAAGGCGATCCAAAAAGTCGTCCCGACCACCGGATTGGCCCGGTAG
- a CDS encoding CAP domain-containing protein: MRKFDLAVAGLVLSVTSVLATAVPATAQTGTVVRPAATRPVLATGSPAGGGSHGVVVSNVTSSTGSVCAKCGKIHHPPASATAGSAVQRVSYPSAAVPMAASSSISSSVSSAGGVSNVLGALNAQRSRQGIGALRYDASLQAVAQRRAQQMASMGLKSHPPGSFAPGTYEGVGWSSSYSPSGVSACFTNDSRMQYAGAAMATGRDGVYFAVVYR, translated from the coding sequence ATGCGTAAGTTTGATTTGGCGGTTGCAGGCTTGGTTTTGTCAGTCACATCGGTGCTAGCAACCGCAGTGCCGGCAACCGCTCAAACCGGGACTGTCGTCCGTCCCGCAGCGACTCGACCGGTCCTGGCAACCGGATCGCCCGCCGGCGGAGGGTCGCACGGGGTGGTCGTTTCCAACGTCACCAGCAGCACCGGATCGGTGTGTGCCAAGTGCGGCAAGATCCATCATCCGCCGGCATCGGCCACGGCCGGATCGGCGGTTCAACGCGTCTCGTACCCATCGGCAGCGGTGCCGATGGCGGCATCGTCGTCGATCTCATCGTCTGTCTCGTCGGCCGGCGGGGTCAGCAATGTGCTCGGTGCGCTCAACGCACAACGATCTCGACAAGGCATCGGTGCCCTGCGATACGATGCATCCTTGCAAGCGGTGGCCCAGCGCCGCGCCCAACAGATGGCGTCGATGGGTCTGAAGAGTCATCCGCCGGGATCATTTGCCCCGGGAACCTACGAAGGCGTGGGTTGGTCCAGTTCGTATTCTCCGTCGGGAGTGTCGGCTTGTTTCACCAACGACAGCAGAATGCAGTACGCCGGTGCGGCGATGGCCACCGGTCGCGATGGCGTCTACTTTGCGGTCGTCTATCGCTAG
- a CDS encoding NAD(P)-dependent malic enzyme produces the protein MSDFFERSLIIHQQLRGKMGIQSRMPIHNRDDLSVAYTPGVARPCEVIAADPAMARELTIKRNTVAVVSDGSAVLGLGNIGPYGAIPVMEGKAILFKEFAGIDAWPICLDTQDSDEIVETVKRIAPVFGGINLEDISAPRCFEIEERLQCLDIPVFHDDQHGTAIVLLAGLINATQVLGRSLTDLRVVINGAGAAGTAIAKLLRCVGHDPNVCVPVKDVIVCDSKGTIHAGRDDLSRYKRELLAYTNRQSLVGGLKEALAGADVFIGVSKGNLLTAADVRTMNPDSVVLAMANPTPEIMPDEAHAGGAAVVGTGRSDFPNQVNNVLVFPGVFRGALDAGAHTISEEMKVTAARTLAACVENPSADRILPDPLDRTVSPRIAAAVAAAAGLATED, from the coding sequence ATGTCCGACTTCTTTGAACGCAGCCTGATCATTCACCAGCAGCTGCGAGGCAAAATGGGCATTCAGTCTCGGATGCCCATCCACAACCGCGATGACCTGTCGGTCGCCTACACCCCAGGCGTCGCACGCCCCTGCGAAGTGATCGCCGCTGATCCAGCCATGGCTCGCGAATTGACGATCAAACGCAACACGGTTGCCGTTGTCAGCGACGGTTCAGCCGTTCTTGGTTTGGGCAACATCGGTCCCTACGGTGCGATCCCGGTGATGGAAGGCAAAGCGATCCTGTTCAAGGAATTTGCCGGGATCGATGCGTGGCCCATTTGCTTGGACACACAGGATAGTGACGAGATTGTCGAAACCGTCAAACGCATCGCACCGGTATTCGGTGGGATCAATCTAGAAGACATCTCGGCGCCCCGCTGTTTCGAGATCGAAGAACGGCTTCAGTGTCTGGACATCCCCGTTTTTCACGATGACCAACACGGCACCGCGATCGTGTTGCTGGCCGGGTTGATCAACGCCACCCAAGTCCTAGGTCGCTCGTTGACCGATCTGCGAGTGGTGATCAATGGTGCCGGTGCGGCCGGGACAGCGATCGCAAAACTGTTGCGCTGCGTCGGCCACGACCCCAACGTTTGTGTCCCCGTGAAAGATGTCATCGTCTGCGATTCAAAAGGAACCATTCATGCGGGGCGAGACGATCTAAGCAGATACAAACGCGAACTGTTGGCCTACACCAACCGTCAGTCGCTTGTCGGTGGTTTGAAGGAAGCGTTGGCCGGGGCGGATGTGTTCATCGGTGTCAGCAAGGGCAACCTGTTGACGGCCGCCGATGTGCGGACGATGAATCCCGATTCGGTGGTGTTGGCGATGGCGAACCCGACACCCGAGATCATGCCCGATGAAGCGCACGCCGGCGGTGCGGCGGTCGTGGGAACCGGCCGCAGTGACTTTCCCAACCAGGTCAACAATGTGTTGGTGTTCCCCGGTGTCTTTCGCGGCGCCTTGGACGCCGGCGCTCACACGATCAGCGAAGAAATGAAAGTGACCGCCGCCAGAACGCTCGCAGCCTGTGTCGAAAACCCAAGCGCCGACCGCATCCTGCCCGACCCCTTGGATCGAACGGTTTCCCCAAGGATCGCCGCCGCAGTCGCCGCCGCCGCCGGATTGGCGACCGAGGATTAG
- the hisH gene encoding imidazole glycerol phosphate synthase subunit HisH, whose translation MITIVDYQMGNLRSVQKAIERVGGEAKISSDPVEISAADKLVLPGVGAFGDAMAEIRRRDLAQPIIDFVATGRPFLGICLGLQLLFETGLEHGEHEGLGILKGDVVRFEPPVLNSDSGQPAADSGQPAGPILKVPHMGWNTVTKRSSGPILDDIQDGSHFYFVHSYYVRPTDPDVVALTCDYGHEFCAMVRKGNLLATQFHPEKSQADGLKLLAGFNGLSTDAEVSA comes from the coding sequence ATGATCACGATCGTCGACTATCAGATGGGCAATCTACGGAGCGTCCAGAAGGCCATTGAACGAGTGGGGGGCGAGGCAAAAATCAGCTCGGATCCAGTCGAAATCTCTGCTGCCGACAAACTGGTCCTGCCCGGCGTGGGTGCCTTTGGCGATGCGATGGCCGAGATCCGACGACGCGACCTGGCCCAGCCGATCATTGATTTTGTGGCCACCGGACGACCGTTCCTGGGAATTTGTTTGGGGCTGCAACTGCTGTTCGAAACCGGCCTAGAACACGGCGAACACGAAGGTTTGGGCATTCTGAAGGGCGATGTTGTACGATTTGAACCGCCCGTTCTGAATTCCGATTCCGGCCAACCGGCAGCCGATTCCGGCCAACCGGCGGGGCCCATCTTGAAGGTTCCCCACATGGGGTGGAATACCGTCACCAAACGATCCTCTGGCCCGATCCTGGACGACATCCAAGATGGCAGCCACTTCTATTTCGTCCACTCGTACTATGTCCGCCCCACCGACCCCGACGTGGTCGCACTGACCTGTGACTACGGCCACGAATTTTGTGCCATGGTCCGGAAAGGGAACCTGCTGGCCACCCAGTTCCACCCCGAAAAGAGCCAAGCGGACGGACTGAAACTGCTGGCCGGGTTCAACGGGTTGTCCACCGATGCCGAGGTATCCGCATGA
- a CDS encoding Glu/Leu/Phe/Val family dehydrogenase produces the protein MRAFEATQHFFDVAAEHLNISAEMREALLTPKREVQVRVTIERDNGRLANYVGFRVQHDNHRGPMKGGLRYHPDVDLDETRALASLMTWKTAVVDLPYGGAKGGIGVDPSELSPREIERLTRVFVDQIHDIVGPDTDIPAPDMGTDHRVMAWFRNQWEKYHGFNPAVITGKPVEEYGAKGREEATGRGVGTLTGKLCKRLGYKPEKTNIAIQGFGNVGSHAAKFLSESQFPIVAVSDISGTYYDPKGLNVPSLLHHKLGHPRGLMEGYHQCQCLPVNALLELNDVQVLIPAALGGVITEKNVGNIKASVIIEAANGPVHPAADKALSDRGVTVLPDILANAGGVTVSYFEWVQNRQHYRWTLDRVRQELDHTMNQAFENVWQTAQERNVSLRTAAYIIGITRVRRSAELAGFAS, from the coding sequence ATGCGAGCATTCGAAGCCACTCAACATTTCTTTGACGTCGCAGCTGAGCACCTGAATATCAGCGCCGAAATGCGAGAAGCCCTGCTGACGCCAAAGCGGGAGGTCCAAGTTCGTGTGACGATCGAGCGCGATAACGGACGGCTGGCCAACTACGTCGGATTCCGTGTTCAACACGACAACCACCGCGGACCGATGAAGGGCGGACTGCGGTATCACCCCGATGTCGACTTGGACGAAACTCGCGCGCTGGCCAGTCTGATGACCTGGAAGACCGCGGTCGTCGACTTGCCCTACGGTGGCGCCAAAGGCGGTATCGGCGTCGATCCGTCGGAGCTGTCGCCGCGCGAGATCGAAAGACTGACGCGAGTGTTCGTCGACCAAATTCACGATATCGTTGGTCCCGATACGGACATCCCAGCCCCGGACATGGGCACCGACCACCGCGTGATGGCTTGGTTTCGAAACCAATGGGAAAAGTACCATGGTTTCAACCCAGCGGTGATCACGGGCAAACCGGTCGAAGAGTACGGTGCCAAGGGACGCGAAGAAGCGACCGGACGCGGGGTCGGGACGTTGACCGGCAAACTGTGCAAACGGCTCGGTTACAAGCCCGAAAAAACCAACATCGCAATCCAAGGTTTCGGAAACGTCGGGTCCCACGCAGCCAAGTTTCTAAGCGAGTCGCAGTTCCCGATCGTTGCGGTCAGCGACATTTCGGGGACCTACTATGACCCCAAGGGATTGAACGTTCCCAGCCTGTTGCATCACAAACTTGGGCATCCTCGCGGGTTGATGGAAGGCTACCATCAGTGCCAATGTTTACCGGTCAACGCGTTATTGGAACTCAATGACGTGCAAGTGTTGATCCCCGCCGCCCTGGGTGGCGTGATCACGGAAAAGAACGTGGGCAACATCAAAGCGTCCGTGATCATCGAAGCCGCCAACGGCCCGGTCCATCCGGCCGCCGATAAAGCGTTGTCCGATCGCGGCGTGACCGTCTTGCCGGATATCTTGGCAAACGCCGGCGGCGTGACGGTCAGCTATTTTGAATGGGTCCAGAACCGTCAACATTACCGCTGGACACTGGATCGTGTGCGTCAAGAACTGGACCATACGATGAACCAAGCTTTCGAAAACGTTTGGCAAACCGCTCAGGAACGAAACGTTTCGCTGCGAACGGCTGCTTACATCATTGGAATTACCCGCGTTCGACGGTCGGCTGAATTGGCCGGCTTCGCTTCCTGA